The nucleotide sequence TAGGTGAGCCATCATCTCACGCGAAGCGTGAATTACTTATGACATAATCTTTTCCGCGCCTAGTAGCCGTTAACATTTAAATGTTACATTTAATAACAGATGTTTAGATTTAAATACTGTTATATGGTTCCTGCTCATTTTAAATTGATTTATTATTCTATGTTAAACGTTAAAATCGGATTTTACAGGATTTCTGCTGAATCAAATAATTTTAATCCGTATGGAGCCGAATTGAATTCTGATTTTTAAATTTATTTAGTGATATTTTTCGTCTGTAAATTTTATAAAAAATTATAATATTATAGATTTTGCGGGTATATTTTATTCTTTTTTCTAATACACTATCTAGTTATAATAGATTTTAAATTATCAGTATATATTGTAGTTTTTTTAACATTTGGTATTCTAAAGCACTTTCGCTGGTATTTATAGAAATGGCAAAAAAATAAAGAAATGCCAAAAAACTAAACAACTATAATGGTGAAGCGATATGCTTTGTGCATATTTTTGTGCTTGAATATTCCGAAAAACTGATGTTTTTAATAATATGGATGTGATAAAATGAAAAAAACATCGTCAAATTGCACAATTAAAATAGGAGGCTAAAATTCTTGTTTTACTTTACTGGTTATTTTGCGGTATGTTAAAAAACACTTGAATTTAAAAAAATTATGTATTAGTATAAATACACCAAATATATTTGAAAAGATATAAAAATTTAAGGAGGAATTTCTAATGGGTAGTTTTACAAGAAAAACTATTGCTATGGTATTGAGTTTGGCAATGATGATAACATTGTTTGCCGGACTTGGTTTCATGGAAGTTAACGCGGTAGGCGGCACGGTCGTTCCGGTTGGCACTACCGTGTATGATTTTACAAAATTGACCACTAAGACGCTTGCAGAAGGAACAGAGGGATTTGAAGGATTTTCTGGCACGGTGTCGGCCGCAGCCTCGGACAGCAAATCATATGTTCAGATTACAAAGACATCAACCGACGCTTTGACATTCGTCGTTGACAGCGTATGGAGCGCAACATTCTCAAGTTTACACAGCAATAATGCAAAAGGCTTTATGATAACAGCTCCGGACGGAAAGATGTATGGAAGAAAATCTGCTGAGGACGGTTTAACATTGTCTAATATGCCTGCCGGTACATATAAAATAACGGCTGTAACAGTGCCTACTAAGATGGATGATGGAACTGGTACCATAGTGGATGTAAGCGCTAATCATGCTTATCTTTCAACAGCGGTATTCACTGTTGAATCAAATGAACCTCCTGCTGATGTTACTGATTTAACAGCGTCAATAGGTGATAGTCAGGTTGATTTAGATTGGGAAGCTTCAAGTCTTGCTTCAGTATATTATATATTTGTTGATGGTTCAAGTGTTCCTATAGAAACAACATCAACTAATTATACTATTGGCGAACTGACAAACGATGTTGAACACACATTTGTGGTTAAAGCTGTAAACTCGGCAGGTTCAAGCGCCGGCGTCACAGTGACAGCCACTCCTAAAGAGCCTACTGAACCTCCTGGAACGTTCACTCTTACGGCGACCGCCGGAAATCAGAGAGTAAACCTTAGCTGGACAGCGGCTCAGTATGCGGTTTCATATGATGTGTACCGCGACGGAACAGCTATAGCTACAGGGCTTACTGATAAAACGTATCAGGATACAAGGCTTACAAACGGAACAGCATATAAATATGTTGTGAAAGCTTCAAATAAAAACGGTTCTACAGATTCGAATGAGTTACAGGTTTCACCTGTTGAGCCGCTGCCGTCGGATATTAAAATTATTGAGCAGGCAGGATGGCTTGAATCAGCTGTTGTTAAATGGACAAATACGGCAGAAGTAGACAAATATAATGTATATACCAAAAAAGCTGGGGATACAGATTATATTAAGGTAGACGACGAATTAGTCCGTTACTATGGTTCATATTATAGGGTAGACGCAGTAGGATTGGAAGCAGGTCAATATACCGTTAAAATAGCGTCTGTAATGGATGGATCTGAGACCGGGGCTGTTGAGACGGAAGTGATTAATGTTTTGGCTCACAACAGAGACGGTTATGCTCATGACCCGGCTTCACCGAACAAGACAGCTTCAGGCGGTTATAAAGATAACGGAACTCCCGGAGATGACGCAATAATACTTTATATGGATAAGGATACAATAAACACAGTTGAGTTAGATGTTGTTACCAATAGCAAAGGCGGCACTACTCATGAAGTAGGATTAGCCAATATTATGGCAGGCCGTGAAAAAGGTTATGATAAAACACCTCTTATTATCAGATTTATTGGTATGATAAACTCTACAGATGTAAGCGGACTTAACGGTGATAGATATATTCAGGTTAAGGGATGTTATAATGTGACTGTTGAAGGTATTGGAGACGATACTATGCTTAATGGCTGGAGTTTCCTAATAAGGATGGCAAATAACATTGAGGTAAGAAATTTTGGAGTAAAGGGATTCAATGATGATGGTATCTCACTTGATACTGCTAATACTAATATTTGGGTACATAACAATGATATTTTCTATGGACAGAACAAAGGCGGAGACCAGGAAAAGGGAGATGGTTCTGTTGATGTTAAAGGCAAATCAACATATGTAACAGTGTCTTATAACCATTTCTTTGATTCAGGAAAGTGTTCACTTTGCGGTATGCATCAGGATTCAAACACAGGAGAATTCTTTGTTACTTATCATCATAACTGGTTTGACCACTCGGATTCACGTCATCCCAGAATAAGAGTTGGAACAATACATATATACAATAACTATTTTGATGGAAACGCAAAGTATGGAGTTGGTATTACAACCGGCGGTTCAGCATTTGTTGAAAATAATTATTTCAGAAACTGCTATCATCCTGTTCTCTCTTCAAGACAGGGAACAGACGCTCTTGGAAAAGGAACGTTTTCAGGAGAAGACGGCGGTATGGTAAAAATGTTTAATAATACTATAACCGGTGACCGTACAGTTCCGGTAGTTGATGCGAGAACCCCGATTGAGACAGGTTTTGACGCATATATAGCATATAGCCGTGATGAAAAGGTTCCTGAGCAATATGTTACAGTAGCCGGCGGAACAAAGTATAACAATTTTGACACTGCTGCAGCAATGTATACATATACACCTGACGACCCTGAAAATGTTCCGGGCAATGTAACAGCTTTTGCCGGCAGAACACAGGGCGGAGACTTTATTTATACTTTCGATGATTCTGTAGCTGATGAAAGCTATGCAATTGATACTGTATTGGAAGCAAAACTGAAAGAATACACAACATCAATGGCTTGGAACTATATTGTCAGCGGAAAGACATATCCGGCAACAACTGACGGTCCTATACCGACCTCAAAACCAACTATCAAGCCTATAGAAACACCGAAACCGACAAACACACCGGGACCAACTCTTGACCCGACGCAGCCAACACCGACTGCCACAGCATTGCCAACAGCGCCTCCAACAGCAGCGCCTAAGACAACATATTGGAAGCCGGCAGCGAATATTACAGCAGGTGAGACTATAGGTATACCTGGATTAAGCCCGGTAGACAATATGACATATACTGAGAAGAAGCAGACAATCGGCGGAGTAGCATTTACAGGTAAGTGTGTTGGACTGACAGCAGCTTCACCGGACGGAAAGACAGGAGCTTCACTGAAATTCACACCGGAGAGCGACGGAACGTTTATAGTTTATTATAAGGTAAATGCAGGAAAGACTTTCTATATTATGGATGAAAGCGGAAACACGGTAGCTTCTTATACAAATGCTTCAGCGTCGAGTGAATATAAGAGCACATCAGGAGCTGTTGAAGCAGGTAAAACATATTATGGATTTGTAGACGGTTCAAAGGCTGAATTCTTTGGAGCAGGCTTTGCAACCAGTGCACCGGCGCCGACAGACGGTCCGAATCCTACGGCAAAACCGACAAACAGACCTGTGCCGACAGTTGACCCGGCGTCGTTTGACTATCAGATAATTTCAACTGAGTATACAAACGATGGTTTGAGCGTTAATGTTCAGTATAACGGCAGCGGCAGCGGAGAGGCTTCTATGATGGTTGTTTCTTACAGCACAGACCGTATTATGACAAATGTAAAGACAATAA is from Monoglobus pectinilyticus and encodes:
- a CDS encoding pectate lyase family protein produces the protein MGSFTRKTIAMVLSLAMMITLFAGLGFMEVNAVGGTVVPVGTTVYDFTKLTTKTLAEGTEGFEGFSGTVSAAASDSKSYVQITKTSTDALTFVVDSVWSATFSSLHSNNAKGFMITAPDGKMYGRKSAEDGLTLSNMPAGTYKITAVTVPTKMDDGTGTIVDVSANHAYLSTAVFTVESNEPPADVTDLTASIGDSQVDLDWEASSLASVYYIFVDGSSVPIETTSTNYTIGELTNDVEHTFVVKAVNSAGSSAGVTVTATPKEPTEPPGTFTLTATAGNQRVNLSWTAAQYAVSYDVYRDGTAIATGLTDKTYQDTRLTNGTAYKYVVKASNKNGSTDSNELQVSPVEPLPSDIKIIEQAGWLESAVVKWTNTAEVDKYNVYTKKAGDTDYIKVDDELVRYYGSYYRVDAVGLEAGQYTVKIASVMDGSETGAVETEVINVLAHNRDGYAHDPASPNKTASGGYKDNGTPGDDAIILYMDKDTINTVELDVVTNSKGGTTHEVGLANIMAGREKGYDKTPLIIRFIGMINSTDVSGLNGDRYIQVKGCYNVTVEGIGDDTMLNGWSFLIRMANNIEVRNFGVKGFNDDGISLDTANTNIWVHNNDIFYGQNKGGDQEKGDGSVDVKGKSTYVTVSYNHFFDSGKCSLCGMHQDSNTGEFFVTYHHNWFDHSDSRHPRIRVGTIHIYNNYFDGNAKYGVGITTGGSAFVENNYFRNCYHPVLSSRQGTDALGKGTFSGEDGGMVKMFNNTITGDRTVPVVDARTPIETGFDAYIAYSRDEKVPEQYVTVAGGTKYNNFDTAAAMYTYTPDDPENVPGNVTAFAGRTQGGDFIYTFDDSVADESYAIDTVLEAKLKEYTTSMAWNYIVSGKTYPATTDGPIPTSKPTIKPIETPKPTNTPGPTLDPTQPTPTATALPTAPPTAAPKTTYWKPAANITAGETIGIPGLSPVDNMTYTEKKQTIGGVAFTGKCVGLTAASPDGKTGASLKFTPESDGTFIVYYKVNAGKTFYIMDESGNTVASYTNASASSEYKSTSGAVEAGKTYYGFVDGSKAEFFGAGFATSAPAPTDGPNPTAKPTNRPVPTVDPASFDYQIISTEYTNDGLSVNVQYNGSGSGEASMMVVSYSTDRIMTNVKTINISGTGTYTINGFTEPANETVKVLIWNNYNSIAPLSVAKTIEKSSSSPLPSLDPTDKPDPTTEPSVNPDPTAKPTVDPDATSAPTAAPTSSPYPMETQEGSHTWTFGVVPMEALGVKGNDGKHDTLTMSEGLVIYDNLYINPSKKAIVVDYSSKTIGTDKFTERLKLAGAGSVSDQHLAFTPGAAGKLSISFAHASSQGEPRFMAVNQNGTEILQEAAVGATQTMTVDIAAGAPVYIYSKESGLNVYKVEYMANN